The sequence CAACTCTCCGGATGTAACTCCATGTCTTTCGAAAAGGTTGAGAACCGTTTGTAAACGATGGTCTCCTCTATTTTTATGCACCACCATGGACTGCAGTTCTTCATATTCAAGAGAAGATAGTTTTTCCCCCACGGATTTTAAAACTCGATGCACTCGGATCATAAAATTTTCATCCGGATTCTGCCATTCGATAAAATCCATAAGAACAGCCAGATCATCCTGGTTATAAAATAATAAACATTCCGAAGGATTTCCATCCCTTCCCGCTCTTCCTATTTCCTGGTAATAAGATTCCAAGGAAGAAGGTAGTTCCGCATGGATAATTGTTCGAATATTCGCCTTATCTACCCCCATCCCGAATGCATTCGTAGCTAAAAGTAAACTGTCTTTCGAATTCAGAAAATCATTTTGTATTCTTCTTCTTTTGTCGGGAGGCAACATCCCGTGATATACTCGATACCGAATTTTTTCTAAATCCAATGCTTGCGAAAAACTTTCGATATTTTTGATCAGATTAAAATATACGATCGTATTTCCTTTTAGATGTTTCAGATAAGAAACTAGTTCTTTTGTTTTAGAGGAAGAATCAACAAAGGTCCTGACTTCCAAATAAAGATTCGGTCTAGAAATACCTTCATTATAGATTTGCACTTCAGATTCGGATAATCCGATCTGTAGTATCATATCCTTTTGTATTTCTTTTGTCGCCGTGGCTGTTAAAGCGATAACCCTAGGATTTTTTAAGATCTTTCTAAATTCTGAAATTTTAGTATAGTCCGGTCGGAAATCATGTCCCCATTGGCTGATACAATGTGCCTCATCCACTACCAATAAAGAGACTTTTCGAGTTTTAAAAATTTCTAAAAAGGAAAATTTGCGAAATCTCTCCGGGGAAACATAAAGAATTTTGTATTTTCCGTTCTTTAAGTTTTCATAACGAAGATTACGTTCTTCTTTAGAAATAGAAGAATTTACAAATTCCGCATCTATCCCCAAAGACTTTAATTTGTCCACTTGGTCTTGCATAAGAGCGATTAATGGTGAAATAACTACAGTTAATTCTTCCAATACTAGAGCAGGCAATTGGTAACATAAAGATTTACCCATCCCAGTCGGCATGATCACCAAGCAGTTCTTGCCTTCTAAAACATCTCTGATAATTTTTTCTTGAGAGGATCTAAATTCGGAGACTCCGAATTTCTTTTTTAATTCTTGTAAATCGGACATTCGGACTCACTCCGTTCTGGATCCGATCCACTTTTTGCCAATCCGGTTTTTAAAATTCTTTTAAGGACTTTTTGGTCAGAGAGTGAAATTTCTCTGGTATTCCCTACAAAAATTCGAATCATTTGCTATTAAACTTTCAACCAAGAGAACAAAATGAATCTTTCAACATTTAAAATTCTTCTGACTACCCTGGGTTCTATATTTACTGCAGGCTTTCTGTATCTCGTGATTCCACCTTTATCACAAAACTTCGATATTATCGGAGCCTTCTTAGGAGGATTCGTAAATCCATTCTCCAGCGCTTATGCTCTAGATATAATTTTCACATGGCTTGTTCTTGCAGCCTGGGTCATATATGATGCAAAAACAAAAGGAATCAAAAATGGATGGATTGCTCTATTACTCGGTGTGGTTCCAGGTGTGGCAGTAGGAGCAGCTTATTATATTTATCTGAGGGAAAAGCAGAATCGTAACTGATTTCTGTCTTCCATTTGTAGGAATTCCAACATTCGGTTTCCACTTTACGGGAACCGACCAACTTCCATCGACCTACAAAACCATTGTATCTTCTAAAATTGGTGTGGGCCAATCAACCTGAGTTTTGTATTTTGGATAATCCCATAATTTATTGAACGGTTTGAAGGAATCGTATGAACTCCAACTCTCCCATTGTTTCCATCCAAAACCTCTCCAAATCTTATTCAAACGGATTCCAAGCCTTAAAAAACATTAACTTGGATATTGAAAAAGGAGAGATCATCGCTCTTTTAGGCCCGAATGGCGCCGGAAAAACAACTCTAATCTCGGTGATTTGCGGGATCGTTAATCCCAGTTCAGGTTCTGTTTCCGTGGGTGGTTACGATATTATAAAAAACTACAGACAGACTCGATCTATGATCGGTCTTGTTCCACAAGAACTCACGGTTCACGCTTTCGAATCAGTATTAACTACTACGAATTTCACCAGGGGTTTATTCGGAAAATCACCTAACAAAGAATATATCGAAGAACTTCTAAAGTCTCTTTCTCTTATTGAGAAGAAGGACCACACAATCATGACTCTATCCGGAGGAATGAAAAGAAGAGTAATGATCGCTAAAGCATTATCTCATGAACCGTCAGTTTTATTCTTGGATGAACCCACCGCCGGAGTGGATGTAGAACTTAGAAAAGATATGTGGAATGTAGTGAGAGCTCTTAGAGACAAAGGAGTTACCATTATTCTCACGACACATTATATAGAAGAAGCAGAAGAGATCGCCGACAGAGTCGGTATCATGAACAAGGGAGAATTAGTCCTTGTAGAAAAGAAAACCGAACTCATGCACAAGCTTGGAAAAAAACAGATCTTATTAGATCTTGTTTCTCCTCTCCAAAGTTTACCGAATAATTTTAACGGTTACGAACTGGAATTAAAGAACGAAGGAAAACAATTATTATACACCTACGACGGTAAGGAAAAACAAACTGGGATTGCAAGTTTCTTAGATCAGTTAAAAAAATCCGGAATTGAATTCAGAGATTTGAATACAACCCAAAGCAGTTTGGAAGAAATTTTCGTACAATTAGTGAAGGAATCCAAATGAATCTGAACGCAATCAAAGCCATCTACTTTTTCGAAATGGCAAGAACAAGAAGGACGTTAATGCAAAGTATTGCGTCACCTGTACTTTCTACTTCTTTATATTTTATCGTTTTCGGCTCTGCGATCGGATCCAGGATCCAAGAAGTGAATGGAGTATCTTACGGATCTTTTATAGTTCCAGGGCTTGTGATGCTTTCCCTACTGACGGAAAGTATCTCCAACGCTTCTTTCGGAATCTATTTCCCTAAATTTACTGGCACAATTTATGAAATTTTATCCGCTCCGGTTTCTAGTATGGAGGCTGTGATCGGTTTTGTGGGAGCTGCTGCAACCAAATCTTTGATCTTAGGCTCGATCATGCTTGCGACTGCTTCCCTGTTTGTGGAAATCAAGATCGCTCATCCATTCTTAATGGTCTTCTTCTTGATACTTACCTGCATTTCATTTAGTTTATTCGGATTTATCATTGGGATCTGGGCGGATAATTTCGAAAAACTGCAAGTGATCCCTATGCTTGTGATTACTCCTTTGGTTTTCTTGGGGGGAAGTTTCTATTCTGCAAATATGCTCCCTCCCTTCTGGCAAAAGGTTACTCTATTCAATCCGATCCTATATTTGGTCAGCGGATTTAGATGGAGCTTTTACGAGATCGGGGATGTAAGTCTTGAGATTAGCCTAACTATGATCTTATTCTTCTTAGTTTCTTGCTTAGGAGTTGTTGCCTGGATGTTCAAGACAGGATATCATATTAAAAAGTAAGAATGTATTATCCGAAGGACACCTAACCCGACTCAGGTTCCTTCGGTTAACCGTTTCCGTTCGAAAGACGGTTCAGATATTTTTTCAAAAGGCCTTCCACTTTCAAAACTGCTTCATTCTTCGGGTCCAAACGAATCGCATCTTTTAAAATAGAATCTGCCCTATCAAAATTTTTGACTGCAATATAAATTTCTGCGAGATTGGCTAAATTTTTAATATGAGAAGGCTCTCTTAAACGAAGACGTTCACTAAAATCGAGTGCCTTTCTAATCTGACCGGCCTTTCTCGCAGCAAAAGAAGCCACATATAAAATCTCACTATCTATCGGATTCATCTTAAAATAATCTTCAGCGTATCGCGCAGCCTTTTGGTAATCCTTCAATTTGAGGAACAGTTTTATAAAATTCTTTTTCACCTCAGGAACACGGCTATCCAAAGATTCCGCTTCTTCCAAATAACTTAGAGCCTCTTGTGTATCTTTATTTAAGAAGGTCTCCTTGGCATTTCTAAGCAGCTCTTTGATCCTCTGCCTTTTTTCGTCCTGAGGAATTTGTTGTTTTCCATTTCCAGTAAAAGACAATCGGATCAAAGAAAGATCATCACTCAATTTACCGTTATTCAGAATAACATTATATATTTCCTGAAGATCTCCCCTTCCCTTTTCCACGGAATTTAAGAACAACTTTTCATCGTCGTTAATGATCCGGTCCCCATCCGAGTCCATACCAACAATGATATCATCCCTACCATCTGATCCTACAAAGATACAATCACCCGGCTCCAACTGGAAAGTTTTGATAAAAATAGTACCTTCTACGCCAGTAGTTCCCAACTTGCGAAACATAAACTCATTTTCTATAAAACTAGCGATCCCATCCCTATACAGTACCGTCCAAGGATGTTCAGCATTAATATAATATAATATTCCGAGTTCATCGTCCACTAATCCCATCACGGATGAAACCAACATTGACCCGTCAAAACTTTCGAAAACCTTATGTAATTCTATAAATGCGTTCTTTAACCATCTTTCCGGAGATTGTTTTTTGATGATGTCCACCACTCTTGTTCTTTCTATGATGGACTCGAAAACGGATCCAAGAACTAATGCACCCCCCGCACCCTGCATGGACTTACCCATTGCATCTCCGTTTAAAAATACCGTATAAGACCTTCCTT is a genomic window of Leptospira neocaledonica containing:
- a CDS encoding RecQ family ATP-dependent DNA helicase translates to MSDLQELKKKFGVSEFRSSQEKIIRDVLEGKNCLVIMPTGMGKSLCYQLPALVLEELTVVISPLIALMQDQVDKLKSLGIDAEFVNSSISKEERNLRYENLKNGKYKILYVSPERFRKFSFLEIFKTRKVSLLVVDEAHCISQWGHDFRPDYTKISEFRKILKNPRVIALTATATKEIQKDMILQIGLSESEVQIYNEGISRPNLYLEVRTFVDSSSKTKELVSYLKHLKGNTIVYFNLIKNIESFSQALDLEKIRYRVYHGMLPPDKRRRIQNDFLNSKDSLLLATNAFGMGVDKANIRTIIHAELPSSLESYYQEIGRAGRDGNPSECLLFYNQDDLAVLMDFIEWQNPDENFMIRVHRVLKSVGEKLSSLEYEELQSMVVHKNRGDHRLQTVLNLFERHGVTSGELERRSLVLRGELPAVLTDPKILEERKKASLNRLYQMLMYLKSEKCRREFLYEYFGATFHSCENCDICSKTF
- a CDS encoding DUF2834 domain-containing protein, with amino-acid sequence MNLSTFKILLTTLGSIFTAGFLYLVIPPLSQNFDIIGAFLGGFVNPFSSAYALDIIFTWLVLAAWVIYDAKTKGIKNGWIALLLGVVPGVAVGAAYYIYLREKQNRN
- a CDS encoding ABC transporter ATP-binding protein, translating into MNSNSPIVSIQNLSKSYSNGFQALKNINLDIEKGEIIALLGPNGAGKTTLISVICGIVNPSSGSVSVGGYDIIKNYRQTRSMIGLVPQELTVHAFESVLTTTNFTRGLFGKSPNKEYIEELLKSLSLIEKKDHTIMTLSGGMKRRVMIAKALSHEPSVLFLDEPTAGVDVELRKDMWNVVRALRDKGVTIILTTHYIEEAEEIADRVGIMNKGELVLVEKKTELMHKLGKKQILLDLVSPLQSLPNNFNGYELELKNEGKQLLYTYDGKEKQTGIASFLDQLKKSGIEFRDLNTTQSSLEEIFVQLVKESK
- a CDS encoding ABC transporter permease, which translates into the protein MNLNAIKAIYFFEMARTRRTLMQSIASPVLSTSLYFIVFGSAIGSRIQEVNGVSYGSFIVPGLVMLSLLTESISNASFGIYFPKFTGTIYEILSAPVSSMEAVIGFVGAAATKSLILGSIMLATASLFVEIKIAHPFLMVFFLILTCISFSLFGFIIGIWADNFEKLQVIPMLVITPLVFLGGSFYSANMLPPFWQKVTLFNPILYLVSGFRWSFYEIGDVSLEISLTMILFFLVSCLGVVAWMFKTGYHIKK